The Malus sylvestris chromosome 12, drMalSylv7.2, whole genome shotgun sequence genome contains a region encoding:
- the LOC126592256 gene encoding uncharacterized protein LOC126592256, with translation MKNHQSRLIGSASFPKVNVASLERNTISSRGNNYKQGRGHKRGKWIGKGKNHGVQFHNQVPRHNLGSSFKNANRQKDKAHINTPGNPEGVCHRCGGNGHWARTCRTLKHLVNLYQASLKEKGVKTNFHDQAQPMERLNPVTNLSGQLNTTHLDASDFIIEKGNEVYGSD, from the coding sequence atgaaaaatcatcagtcCCGACTTATCGGATCAGCATCATTCCCAAAAGTGAATGTTGCTTCCCTTGAAAGGAATACCATATCCTCTCGTGGTAATAATTACAAACAAGGACGTGGCCACAAGCGAGGCAAGTGGATCGGGAAAGGCAAAAACCAtggtgttcagtttcataaccAGGTCCCAAGGCATAATTTAGGCTCGAGCTTTAAGAATGCAAATCGCCAGAAAGACAAAGCTCATATAAACACTCCTGGAAATCCTGAAGGAgtttgccataggtgtggtggcaatggaCATTGGGCACGTACTTGTCGCACCTTAAAGCATCTGGTGAATCTGTATCAAGCCTCcctcaaggagaagggtgtcaAGACCAATTTCCACGACCAAGCTCAACCAATGGAAAGACTTAATCCAGTGACCAATTTATCTGGACAGTTGAACACAACCCACCTGGATGCTTCAGACTTTATTATTGAAAAAGGGAATGAAGTTTATGGGTCCGATTAA